The genomic DNA agtgtcaggggctgggggcggggggggaccCCGGAGGTGCCAGGTGCGCGCCAGGGCGAGTCTAGGTCCTCCGCGAGCGGCCGCGCTTCTTGCTGCGGGGACTCGATGAATTTCTGGGAATGGATCTTGAGCGCCGCGCGGGTCACCACGTCGTATTCATCGTCCTCACTCTCCTCCTCGTCTGCGGGGCACGAATGAGGGGAGGGCGGGTAAGTGGAGGGAGTCCCGGGGCCCCCCCTCCCCGGCCCAGCCCACGCCCCCttccagccccctgccccgccACTTCCTCCCGCCTGCACTGACCGAAAAACTTGTCCCTTGGGTCTGGCGAGTGGCAGGGCGATGCGGGTGTTGTAGGGAGGTAGCTTTCCCTCCAGCGTGGAGTAGAACTGCGGGGGGAGAGGGGTGTGGGCAGGGCAGCTCCCCCCTCCGAAGTCTCCGCGGAGGCGAGGGCTTTTTTCTGCCCGGGGTCCCAGCTGCGTCCCGCGCTCAGAGCGCACCCAGaggcccggcccccgccccgcggccTCGGTTCCTCGCTCTACAACTTGGCCTCCCGCGGCCCGCCCCCTGCACCCCGCCCCCCGTACACCCGAGGCCTGCTCcctccacgcccccccccccgccccagcacgCTCGGGGTCCACCGCCCCCGGCCCCCCCTAGGACGCTCGGGGTCCGCCCCCTgcaccccgccccaccctggACACTCAAGGCCCACCCCCTCCATCCCCCCCCCAGGCCACTCGGagtctgcccccccaccccacccccctagGACGCTCGGGGTCCGCCCCCTGCACCCCGCCCCATCCCTGGACGCTGGAGGTCCACTGCCCCCGACCCCCTCCCCGGACGATCGAGgtctgccccccgccccgcccttgGATGCTCTAGgtccaccgcccccgccccccccacgctCTAGGTCCGCCCCCAGCCCCGTCCCCCCATGCTCGGGGTCTGCCACCCCGCCCCCCcgcgccccatccccgccccccgGCCGCGCGGGCACCTCGCGGTCGGCGATGCGGCGCAGCATCTCCTGCACGTCGAGGTTCTCGAACTGCGCCTGCAGCCGCAGCAGCTTCTCCTCCACGAGGGCCAGCAGGGTCCGCCACGTAGCCCGCCGCCTTGGGGTCCAGCTCCTTCCCCGCCAAGCGGCTGTGCTCCTGCGCCCAGGGGCGGGGCGAgtcggccgggggcggggccaccCGTGGGGCGGGGCCACCCGTGGGGCGGGGCCACTCGCGGGGGCGGGGCCACCCGCGGGGGGCGGGGCCACCCGTGGGGCGGGGCCACCCGTGGGGGGGGCGGGCCCTGGGAGCCCAGAGGCCCCGCGAGCAGGGTGGGCGGCGGTCTCCGGGTGGGGGGACGCTAGCTCCAGAAATGGGCCTCTGCGGCGGGCAGGGTGGGATAGCTCGGGTCTTGGGGCCGCTCGGTCACTGGGGCGGGGTCCCCAggtttggggtgggggcagggaggacttTCCCAtgggggcggggcctgagcgTGAGGACGTGGGCGGGGCTCCCCGGGGGCGGGGCTCACCACCGAGACGTGGCTCAGCTTGCCCGCCAGGTGCTCGAGGCCCTCCCGGGCCTCCTGCGTGGCCCGCAGGGTGCTCTCCAGCTGCTCCTGCGCCTGGCTGCGCCGGCGCTCCTCGGCCTTGAGGCGCAGCTCCAGCTCCGTGTGCGTCTTCTGGTCGCTGCAGGGCGCGGGGCAGCCCGCTGTCagtgctcccccacccccgccccccaccccgtgccccctgccctccctcggTCCCGGGGGCCTCACCTCACCAGCTTCGCCTCCCCCGTGTACTTGAGGTTTTCGAGCTCCCGCTGCAGCCGCTGCTTCTCCTGCTTCAGCCTCACCAACCTCTGCTCATTCTCGCCCTTGAGCGTCTCCAGTTGCGTGAAGGTGTCGCCCTGGGCTAGGAACCGCCGCACCACCGACTGCGGGgatccccccagcccccccagtcAGGGCCGGGACCTGGGGAGGCCCGGCTGTGCCAGGCCTcctctgtccccccccccccaccagacAAGATGGGTGGCCTGGGTATAGGTGGGTCACCCCAAATGCATGCAGCCAGGAACTAATTTTTGTGGGGTCCCCTCCTTGTCTACAGAAGGAATCTGGGACACCCGAAATCCACACCCTGAGCAGAAGTTGTGGACTAACGGTGGGCGCAGCTGCTTTCCAAAACCAACCTGCTAGCAACATCCTGTGACCAATCCCGGCTGGGAAAATACCCCGAGGGGGAGGGACCCCCTTGGACAGGTAGGCCTTCTAGAACGGTGCCACGCCACAGTGCCCCATAGATGGCCCCAGAGGTCCCTGTTGCAGAATTCCTCGACCCCAGGCATGTGGGGTGGGGACACAGCTTGCCGGCTGGCTGAACCAGGCACCAGAGGGGACGGAAGACTGCCAAGTGTGAAACCCAGGGCAGGGGCCTCAAGTCGTGGTCTAAGGGTGAGCCTGGGCGCTTTGCTGTGTGCCAGCCCATGTTATCAGCTCCGGGGATGCCAAAgacaagagaaagacaaagacCCAGCTCTCGTGGAGCTCGCGTGCCcgataaaagaaaataacagcgCGTGTAGACAACTCCTGTGTACTCTGCTGTGAAGGGCAGCAGAGAAACCCGGTGGAGGGTGGTTAAagggggtctttttttttttttaaggaggtatgggggattgaacccgggaccttgcacacgggaagcaggtgccccAACCTCTGCGCTACGCCGGCTCCCCTGGGGTGTCTCTGAAAAGAGAGCGGGTCTGGGTGCTGCAGGGGCGAGGCTGGGCGGGAGGGCTTTACCAGCCTGGCAGCCCTCTCTGGGGGCCGGCAGGGCTCCAGGCGGCACTCACGTGCGTGTCGGCCACGCCGGTGGCGTCCTTGACCTTGCCGAAGACTACCTCGGTCTGGTACATGCCCCAGCGGCCCCGCAGCGCTTCTTCCTTGGAGCGCATGTGGTCCTGAATCGTCTCGTCGGAGCGCAGCAGCACATGGTCGCGCTGGGTCTACCCGGGAGGTGAAGTCGGGACCCGGGTCAGCTCCGGGACGGGTGGGGTTACCCGGGCGGGGATCAGGGAGGGCCAGGTATGGGGGCCCAGCGGGGGGTCACGGGGCTGGGGCTGGTCAGGCCGGGTGGGAGGAGGCCTCGGGCCAACCAGTAAGGGGGTCTAAGTGTGGGCCGGGGCGCTTTGCTGTGTTCCAGCCCATGTTATCAGCTCGGGGGATGCAAAAGacaagagaaagacaaaaagtcTTTCGTGGAGCTGATATGCCGGTTAAGAGGAAATGACAGCAAGTGTAGAGTGTAGACAACCCCCGTGCACTCTGCGGAGAAGGGCAGCAGtaagggggcgggggcggggtatgcaaaagacaagagaaagacaaagtcTTTTGGTGGAGCTGGCTTGCCGGTTCAGAGGAGAATGaaagggaaccgagagtgcctacacccgcaagcaggagaattgcatccattgcccatgtgggatctaagccccctctttatgATAGAAAGGTGAATtagacatcactatcccagggcccacagaatggaggactaaaatatggattagagttttggacttactggtattctactataaaacttttgtgactactaatagaagaaattgtgtcattgacgGGGAGAGAGTGGCCAccatagttgctgagggcagggagagcgaTGAcgagatgcgatgtgggggcattttggggactttggagttgtcctaaatgatagtgcagggtcagatgctggactttatatatcctgccataaaccactgaatgtaccggggaagagtgtgaactgcagagtaaactattatccacgtggaaaataagagagaaaaaggaaaaaacatagcAAAAAAAAGGCGGGGGGGGGACGACAGGGAGTGTAGACAGCAGTAAGGGGGCGGGGCCTGTAAGTAAGGGGCGGGCCAGAGGTAGGGTCGGATTTTTGGAGGGGCGGGGCAGAAGCGGGGAGCCCaacggggaggggcggggctaaggagggggcggggcctgtaACTAGGGGCGGGCCAGACTTGGAGGCCAattgggagggggcggggctgaggggcggggcctgcagTGGAGGGGCGGGCTAGAAGTGGGAGGCCAATTGGAAGGGGCGGGGCCTGCAGTGAAGGGGCGGGGCTAAGGAGGGGCGGGCCTGCAGTGAAGGGGGCAGGCTAGAAGTGGGAGGCCAATTGGGAGGGGGGGAGCTAAGGAGCGGCAGGGCCTTTAGCCAAGGGGCGGGCTAGAAGAGGGAGGCCAATTGGGAGGGGCGGGGCTAGGGAGGGGCGGGACCTGCAGTGAAGGGGCGGGCTAGAAGTGGGAGGCCAATTGGGAGGGGCGGGGCTaaggaggggcggggcctgcagCGAAGGGGCGAGCTAGAGGCCGGGGGTCAGAGTTGAATCTAGGGCGCAGGCAGGTGGGACAGGTGAGTAAGGGGCCGGCTGGAGAGCAGTcagggggagcagccgtggcgtCCAGGGCGGGCTGGCCAAGGCGGTGGGGTCAGGGCCggggcaggagaaggggagaaggggcaggagaggggagaaggggcgAGGCCGGGGGGCGCACCTTGCGCTCCATGCGCTCGTTCTGCAGCTTCTTCTCCTCCGCGCGCTTCTTGCACTCGGTGATGTAGCGCTCTCGCTCCTTGCGCTCTCGGAACACCGTCTCCTCCAGATACTGCAGCTggttctgggggggggggcggaacgGGGGGAGCAGTGACGGCCCGGCCCCGCAGGGTCAGAGCAGGGCGACACGATGGGAGGCCGGGAAGCACCGGCGGGGGCTACCTTGGCCACGTTGCGGGCGTTGAGGGCCTCCTGGTTCACCACGTGCAGCTCCTCCAGCTCGTGTTTGGTCCGTACCACCTCGGCCTCCATGGAGTCCAGACGGTTCTCCAAGTTGAGGCTCTCCTCCTGGGTGGAGGGATGGGAGGTGGGACAGGCCCGGAACCAGGCTTCCCGCCACCACCCACCCCTGCCTGCGCGccgcccctcccccttccccacctgcaGGTAGGCCTTGAGCTGCAGGTACACGTTGGTGATGTGCTCCGCCTCCTCCGCCTTCATCCGGGCCTTCTCCAGGCGGTTCTCCAGGTTCCGCATGGTCTAGAGGGCAGGACCCGCCGCGCTGAGCCGGCCAGCCCTCCCGCCGCGCCCCCTGCGCCCTGGCGCGCACGCGCCCCTGCGCCCTGGCGCACGCGCCCCTGCGCCCTGGCGCACGCGCCCCTGCGCCCTGGCGCGCACGCGCCCTGGCCCCACCTTGTACACCTCCGTGTTGCCGTCGTTGGCCTCGGCCAGCTCGAGCTCGCGCAGGCTGTGCTGCAGCTGCAGCTCCTGCAGCCGCCTCTGTCGCAGCTGCACCTTGTGCCGCAGGGCGTTCAGCTGCTTCACCTTCTGGCTCAGCCGGTGGTCGAGGAGCTCCAGCGCCTCCTGAGGGGGAGGGGGACGGAAAGCAGGCGCCTGCGGGCGTCCTGCCTGCTCTCAGACCCCTGGCCCCTGTGCGGCAGCTGGCCTGGGGTCCCCCCTTCTGTGCCAGAGAAGTTTCACGTCTCCCAGACTCCCCCCTCCTTGGCTTTGCGCCCACCTTGCTGGCCGCCCCTCCCCAATCTCCTTTGCCTTTGGAGAGAGAACTCGAGGCTCCGTTCTTGGGCCTCCCCTCTGCACATGCCCTTGACTTTTAAAGGTCACCCGGACGCTCCTGACACTGGAATGGGGCATCCTCCTCCAAGTGCTGGCTCATCTCCTTATACACAGTGCTCCCCCAAGCATTTCCACGGGCACCTCAAAAAATCATCGAGCCCAAAATGCAGCTGCTACCCATCCCCCCATCCTCCCATCTCTGCTCAGGCAGCTCTGTCTTTCCAGGTCCACGAACCCCCAAACCTCGGCATCTTCCttgacttctctttttctttcctacctACCCACATCCTGTTCGTCAGCCAATTCTAGCTCAAAGTTTCCCTCCGGAGATACCACTTTTCTTGCCCTCTCCGTcacttttttctgttgttgttgttatccttttattattttcttattatttattttcccatcaTTCTTATTCTCTGCAGCCAATATCCTCTTTCACCCAGATGAcggagtgctggcttcccatctAGCACCCTCGCTGTCCATTTTCCACTCCTCTGGTTCTTAGTATAAAATCCATACACATTCATGTGTCCGGCCTTCCTAATGTcacttcctgcccccccccagccccctccttttcTCCCACACTCCAAACTCGGAtctgcctcagggccttggcACTTGCTGTTCCCCCCTCTGCCAAATCTTCTCCTTCCCGACGGACCTAATCTCAGCCCAAATATCACCTCCTTTAGTGAGAGGTCTTGGCTGATCCTCCACTGGATCTGAAGTGCAAGTTTAGCCTGTCGCCCTGTTGTATTTCATTCGTTTCTCTTGTCACGAGTGGACGTtaccttgtttctgtaactgctGTCCTTAGTTCTTATCTGTTTCCCCCACCGGGACGTGAGCTTTCGTGGAGTGGGGACTTGGTCTGTTTCGTTCCCCCAGGGTCCCCAACCCCCAATACTGTGCCAGGCACACAGTAGGCAGGCCCTAATGATTTGTACTGAGTGCTTATGTGAATGGCGGCGGGTGTGGAGAGAGGAATGGAGAGGAGGAGACTGGAGGCAGGGACCCCGGTGGGGAGGctagagatggggtgggggggggaggatggTCAATGGTGGGGaacggtggggggcggggagcccACCTGTCCACTCCTGTTCTTGAGATACGGCTTCTCTGACTTCCATTCTCGGATCACCGCCTGGACCACTTTCTCATCTCCCTGAGAAGAGAAGACCCCACTCACCCTGGGCTCGGGCCACCTCCACCTGAGGTGACagcctgtccccccacccccacccccgggagGCTGCCTGCCCTGGGACAGCCTCCACCTGCCTCTGCGCCATCACCTTCAGCAGGTCCGACAGCTGTAGCTGCAGCGCCCTGGTCTCCTCGCGGAGCTGGCCGATCGTCTCCTGGTTCTTCTTGATGTTCCACTGGGAGCTCTCATAAAAGGCCTTGCGGTGGCCCTCTGGGGACAGGGGAGGCGAGCAGGCACAAGCCGAGAGTCATTGCAGGGAGGGGACCTCTCTTTGAACATGGCTGATGTGTGGGTGCCCCGTAAGAACTGAAAGTTCTCGAG from Dasypus novemcinctus isolate mDasNov1 unplaced genomic scaffold, mDasNov1.1.hap2 scaffold_528, whole genome shotgun sequence includes the following:
- the ODAD3 gene encoding LOW QUALITY PROTEIN: outer dynein arm-docking complex subunit 3 (The sequence of the model RefSeq protein was modified relative to this genomic sequence to represent the inferred CDS: deleted 1 base in 1 codon) encodes the protein MSNPLCRAASANVLSGQEQVATPSSKVKRGHAQHRRGRPRGKQAALAWPPLHSKSGSFLPSAPKTALHAEMAELQRKIQLLEGHRKAFYESSQWNIKKNQETIGQLREETRALQLQLSDLLKGDEKVVQAVIREWKSEKPYLKNRSGQEALELLDHRLSQKVKQLNALRHKVQLRQRRLQELQLQHSLRELELAEANDGNTEVYKTMRNLENRLEKARMKAEEAEHITNVYLQLKAYLQEESLNLENRLDSMEAEVVRTKHELEELHVVNQEALNARNVAKNQLQYLEETVFRERKERERYITECKKRAEEKKLQNERMERKTQRDHVLLRSDETIQDHMRSKEEALRGRWGMYQTEVVFGKVKDATGVADTHSVVRRFLAQGDTFTQLETLKGENEQRLVRLKQEKQRLQRELENLKYTGEAKLVSDQKTHTELELRLKAEERRRSQAQEQLESTLRATQEAREGLEHLAGKLSHVSVEHSRLAGKELDPKAAGYVADLLALVEEKLLRLQAQFENLDVQEMLRRIADREFYSTLEGKLPPYNTRIALPLARPKGQVFRRGGE